In the genome of Passer domesticus isolate bPasDom1 chromosome 2, bPasDom1.hap1, whole genome shotgun sequence, the window CCAGAGCTAGCCATAACTATCAAAATCCAAAATCAAAAAAGACACAGGCAGCACAAGGAAAGCTGTAGCAGATACTATGCTGAGACATGCGAGCACATTTCTGACAAGCTACATCAGGAGCTACAAGTAAAACTCCCTGTTTACATTGCATTTCTTGTTTCATATAAAGATATTAGCTGCTTATTCCAGTGAAAGAAGCATTCTCTGCACCTATTAGCTTAATGTCATCCTTTGCTCTCACAAAATTAGAAGCAACTTAACTATACTTCCAATCTCCTTTGTTCTTCACTGATGAATTTTATGCCACCCAGACCAATGTGCAGATGCTAAACTGAAGCTGTACTCTCATTGAAAATTCACTGCACGTTCCTCAGCCCCTCCCAACCAAAAGAGGAAATGAGAACAAGGAATATAAAAAAACTGCACTGCCAAAAGATCGATGGTTTGGAAGAGCTGCACGTCAAAGCATCCATTAAGCACTAAGTAAGGCACAGACTGAAGCACTTGGGTGCCCTCCCGTGCTGCCGACCCCACAGGCACATCCCGGTCCTGGTCCCCGCTGTTACCCGCGGCAGCACTAGAGGGCAACGTGGGCAAAGGGCTCCACTTTCCCAGCCAGGAGAATTTCCCGGCGGGAAGGCCGCCCAGGGCTGTGGAAGCCTGGACTGAAGGGTGGGTGAGCTTTGAAAAGGTGAGGGCAGAGATGTGCCAGCACTGGAACCCCAAGGTCCCAGGCACAGCACGGCCCAGCATGCAACCAAATGTTATGTACAGTGGTGGTTAGATCACTCCAAAATGCCTGAAGCCTGAATAACTGAACCACAACTTCCTGTCTGCAATGTAAACCTAGAGAGGACCAGCCATTCCTGACCCATGCCTAGATACACGGCTGCTTAACTGCTCAGCATGTCTTTGTAGGAACCTTTTATACCAAAGTGCTTTAATAACATCAACAGGATCTTCTCCACTGAGCTACAATGACTACGAGCTATGGAAGAACAGCAAAAGACACTTCCAAGGAAAGATTTCTCCCATCAATCCTCCGTATCTTTTCACACCTCCCAAGCCCATCCTTTTGCTTTTACATCCTCAGAGTGACCAGCTCTCAGCTCCACACGTGGGAGGCAGGGTGTAAACCCACAAATACAACAGGAGGAGAAGAAGCCCTCACCCTCCACGCCCCTCAAATAGGGAAAGCGCCATCCAGCTAttgccctgctgcaggagccctccTCCCCCACTTTGCTGCACATCTTGGATGACCCAACATGAACCAAAGCACCGAATTTGGCAAGTGGAGACAGCACTCACCCGACTCCACGttccccagcatggctggagaAGACATGGTTAGAGGCGCCTTGTGGTTCGGGGGaatcccagggctctgcaaAGGAGGCTTTGGAGATGAAGTCCATCCAGGAGAAGGTGCGGGGAGAGACGGAGACTTGAGGTGgacaggagaagcagcagcagacccCAAGACAGGGGGGGATTTaatggaggcagcagcagctgcggCAGTGGGGCCCGCGAGCATTCCTGCCAGCTGGGAGGGCGTCTGAGGGGACTTGAGGTTCCCCGAGGGAGACCCCATCATGGGAGACTGGACCTGGCGCATCGTGGGGGACTTCAGGGGGTTGATTCCTGGCGAATGCACCTGACCAGCTGCAGAGATATCCAAGGGCTTGCGGCCGAGGCTGCGctgtgcagggggagcagtgttGAGGCTGTTTGGGTTACTGGTGGGATTGAGAGGTAGTGGCGGCATGTGGCTGAGCCGGTTGTTAGTCCTTTGGTCAGGCCCGATCTGTTCTCTGAGATTCCGCAGACCGACTCCTGGGCCCTGAGACATGGGAAGGAAAGGCCTGGGACCCATGCCATACTCCTGCTGCGGGTGCTCCCCGAACGGCAGCGGCACCATTTTCTGCTGAGAGGAGAGCATCTCCGAGACACCGGGGCGCAGCTTCATCATCTCTTCCGGCCCGACTCCTGCCTCCCTCAGCTTCTGAGGGACCAGGGGTGGGTTGGAGCCCATGCTGACATTCATGCCCATGTCCCCCTTCATGCtgccagggcccatcccaaactCTAGCTCCCTGCTAGAAGCCATTTGTGGGGGTATTCCTTTGGGGAAGTCCCCCCTAGACGGGCTCATCGGTCCTTCTACCGGCATGCGAGGGAAGATGGGGTTGTTCCCAGGCTCCATGTGTCTCTGGGAGGGCATCATTCTGTTGATCTCCATGCCGGGCCTGATGCCTTCCATGTTCAGACCAGGAGGGAGGCCCATCTGTTTctcagccagctgctgctgataGAGCTCTTCAGGCAGGCCCTGCGGATTGGGGAACCGCTCCCCTCGGCCAGGGCCACTGAAGACACCCTGACCAGGAGGGAAGTTTCGCCCATCTGGGATTTTTGGCACATCATCTGGCCAACTAACTCCTGAAAGCCCAGGCCGTGAGGCGGGATTCGGGACATTGGGGCCTTCCATGTCAGGGTTCATCATTCCTGCAAAACCAGGCAGGCGCATCTGGCTCCCGGGCACATTGGGATGAGGGGCCATGCCCCTGGGGGGCAGAGAGTGTGACATGTTCATGCCTTCAGGGAAGGGCTCTGGACCCCCAGGTCCCCAGCCCTCACCAGGGGTCATCTGGTAGGGAGGGGGAGGACCTCGGACCACCCCACGAGGCCCGTGCTGGTGGACCATCATGTCCTGCAGGGAACACTGCTGCACAACCACCTGCTCTtgcttccttctcttctcctcataaaactcctgctgcagcttgaGCCAAGCCACCTGCTCAGGAGTCATATGGTCCAGGTGGTCTGGGCCTATGGCTCCTGACTGGGAGTTCATTGGTGGTGGCCCCATTTCATCTGGGGAAAAAggcatgtccctgtgtccttgAGGGCCAAATGGAGCCCCTCCATCTGTCCGAGACCCCGACCCTTTGCCTAAACTTTGGGATTGAGCCATCATAGCCTGTATCGGCCCTTCAGGTTTCTTTTGGGGACCATCCATCACCCCAGCATTTGGGGGTGGCCCCCCACTTTGCCCTCCCGCAAACTCCTTCTCATCAGGGAAGAGCATGCGCTGGATGTCTCTCAGGGTCTGCAACGAGCGCTCTCggtgctccagctgctcctgtgacAGTCCATCGGGATTCTCACCCAAACTGGATGGGTCCCCACCAGACCCCTGCTGGGGAGGAC includes:
- the BCL9 gene encoding B-cell CLL/lymphoma 9 protein isoform X4: MHSSNPKVRNSPSGNTQSSPKSKQEVMVRPPTVMSPSGNPQLDSKFSNQGKQGGSTSQSQPSPCDPKSGGHTPKVLPGPGGSMGLKNGAGNGAKGKGKRERSISADSFEQREAGTPNDDPEIKDCNSADHVKSQESQHTPHSMTPSNASAPRSSTPSHGLTATLEPASGQKTPSKVVYVFSTEMANKAAEAVLKGQVETIVSFHIQNISNSKAERNTVPLNPQITALRTEPKPLPQPQPPAAQDQNPPQNAKMQPTPPVSAPVSKPTGPPCPIDQDSPSVESKVMSVGSPANSTPLQTEGFGQSSTPNNRAVSPVSQGSNSSAADPKGPPQQGSGGDPSSLGENPDGLSQEQLEHRERSLQTLRDIQRMLFPDEKEFAGGQSGGPPPNAGVMDGPQKKPEGPIQAMMAQSQSLGKGSGSRTDGGAPFGPQGHRDMPFSPDEMGPPPMNSQSGAIGPDHLDHMTPEQVAWLKLQQEFYEEKRRKQEQVVVQQCSLQDMMVHQHGPRGVVRGPPPPYQMTPGEGWGPGGPEPFPEGMNMSHSLPPRGMAPHPNVPGSQMRLPGFAGMMNPDMEGPNVPNPASRPGLSGVSWPDDVPKIPDGRNFPPGQGVFSGPGRGERFPNPQGLPEELYQQQLAEKQMGLPPGLNMEGIRPGMEINRMMPSQRHMEPGNNPIFPRMPVEGPMSPSRGDFPKGIPPQMASSRELEFGMGPGSMKGDMGMNVSMGSNPPLVPQKLREAGVGPEEMMKLRPGVSEMLSSQQKMVPLPFGEHPQQEYGMGPRPFLPMSQGPGVGLRNLREQIGPDQRTNNRLSHMPPLPLNPTSNPNSLNTAPPAQRSLGRKPLDISAAGQVHSPGINPLKSPTMRQVQSPMMGSPSGNLKSPQTPSQLAGMLAGPTAAAAAASIKSPPVLGSAAASPVHLKSPSLPAPSPGWTSSPKPPLQSPGIPPNHKAPLTMSSPAMLGNVESGGPPPSTVSQSAPATLPGNLPSSSPYTMPPEPTLSQNPLSIMMSRMSKFAMPSSTPLYHDAIKTVASSDDDSPPARSPNLPPMNSVPGLKEQRKDTQREGTSDKLVKNLQDKENWGREPSAKN